In Hydrogenothermus marinus, a single window of DNA contains:
- the tsaE gene encoding tRNA (adenosine(37)-N6)-threonylcarbamoyltransferase complex ATPase subunit type 1 TsaE, protein MIQKRIKSLKELREFAKQFLKCLKGNEIILLYGNLGAGKTTFTKYLVSSIDESLEDEVNSPTFTVMNIYETEKFPIYHIDLYRVKDFDITDIIGTGLIIIEWAEYMDFEDIEYPIIKVKINIKEDERIFNIEEENDKDLEECLRQDN, encoded by the coding sequence TTGATTCAAAAAAGAATAAAAAGTTTAAAAGAATTAAGAGAGTTTGCAAAGCAGTTTTTAAAATGCTTAAAAGGAAATGAGATAATTTTATTATATGGAAATCTTGGTGCTGGAAAAACAACTTTTACTAAGTATCTTGTTTCTTCTATAGATGAAAGTTTAGAAGATGAAGTAAATTCCCCAACTTTTACAGTTATGAATATTTATGAAACAGAAAAATTTCCTATTTACCATATTGATTTATATAGAGTTAAAGATTTTGATATTACAGATATTATTGGAACAGGATTAATTATTATAGAGTGGGCTGAGTATATGGATTTTGAGGATATTGAATATCCAATTATAAAAGTGAAAATAAATATAAAAGAAGATGAAAGGATTTTTAATATTGAAGAAGAAAACGATAAAGATTTAGAAGAATGTTTAAGACAAGATAATTAA
- the alaS gene encoding alanine--tRNA ligase has product MKSLTSNEIRNSFLEYFKSKDHQIVKSSSIIPETDPTLLFVNAGMVPFKNVFLGLEKRPYKRAASCQKVFRVSGKHNDLDNVGYTPRHHTFFEMLGNFSFGDYFKKEAIEFAWEYLTKVLEIPEERLQVSVFKEDEEAYKIWKEHIGLPEEKIHKLGVEDNFWSMGETGPCGPSSEIYYDKGEEYGNPKLGSDEDNRYLEIWNLVFMQYNRDETGRLTPLPNPNIDTGMGLERIASVLQGAKSNYETDLFMPIINWTENISGKKYNPENPKDINTISMRVIADHLRAITFLISDGVFPSNEGRGYVLRRILRRALRYGKELGLEKPFLYQGIDVVIDIMKETYPELIGNRNFIKNLVKSEEDRFIKTLRKGMDIFYEIIEKAKKEGRKHITGKEVFTLYDTYGFPVDLIEDIAKDNGFGVDIAEYYKYLEEQKERARKSWKSQAKEVKPIYIELKNLFGENQFVGYEHLETDDSKVLAILKEDKTTDILKEGEEGEIILDKTPFYAEKGGQVGDKGIIEAEGGLFEVYDTQTPVDGLIVHKGKVVYGNIKTNDVVLAKVDKKLRQNTMRHHTATHLLHAALRNILGDHVKQAGSLVSPDILRFDFTHFESLTDEEIEKIEKLVNEEIMKNQPVVCKEMPYDEALRTGAIAIFDEKYGDVVRVISAGISVELCGGTHVSRTGDIGYFKILSEYAVSSGTRRIEAVAGEKAVEKAYNEHSLIKQISQVLTANENEILNKIENLQKKLKETEKELEAIKKKSIVDKITDILTVKEKEDYKIAYGKLENLNPNELRDLADVARAKLGKSVIMLVSVNKEKRKINFIVAVSKDLTAKIKAGEIVKQIAPLIGGKGGGRPDMAQGGGTDISKLNEAFKKFEEIT; this is encoded by the coding sequence TTGAAATCCTTAACAAGTAATGAGATTAGAAATAGCTTTTTAGAATATTTTAAATCTAAAGATCACCAGATAGTAAAATCATCATCTATCATTCCAGAAACAGACCCAACCCTTTTATTTGTAAATGCTGGAATGGTGCCTTTTAAAAATGTATTTTTAGGGCTTGAAAAAAGACCTTATAAAAGAGCCGCATCTTGTCAGAAAGTTTTTAGAGTTTCAGGAAAACATAATGATTTAGACAATGTTGGTTATACACCAAGACATCATACCTTTTTTGAGATGCTTGGAAATTTTTCATTCGGAGATTACTTTAAAAAAGAAGCAATAGAGTTTGCATGGGAATATCTAACAAAAGTATTAGAAATACCAGAGGAAAGACTTCAAGTATCAGTATTTAAAGAAGATGAAGAAGCATATAAGATATGGAAAGAGCATATAGGACTTCCAGAAGAAAAAATTCATAAACTTGGAGTAGAAGATAACTTTTGGTCAATGGGAGAAACTGGGCCTTGTGGACCTTCATCTGAGATTTATTATGACAAAGGTGAAGAATATGGAAATCCAAAACTTGGAAGTGATGAAGATAATAGATATTTAGAAATATGGAATCTTGTTTTTATGCAATATAACAGGGATGAAACAGGTAGATTAACACCTCTTCCAAATCCTAATATAGATACAGGTATGGGCCTTGAAAGAATAGCATCTGTCTTACAAGGAGCAAAATCAAACTATGAAACAGATCTTTTTATGCCAATAATTAACTGGACAGAAAACATTTCAGGAAAAAAATACAATCCTGAAAATCCAAAAGATATAAACACAATTTCAATGAGAGTTATAGCAGACCATCTTAGAGCAATTACATTTTTAATCTCTGATGGAGTTTTTCCTTCAAATGAAGGAAGAGGATATGTTTTAAGAAGAATTTTAAGAAGAGCTTTAAGATATGGAAAAGAGTTAGGCCTTGAAAAACCATTTTTATATCAAGGAATAGATGTTGTAATAGATATAATGAAAGAAACTTATCCAGAATTAATAGGCAATAGAAACTTCATAAAAAATCTTGTAAAGTCAGAAGAAGATAGATTTATAAAAACATTAAGAAAAGGAATGGATATTTTTTATGAAATAATAGAAAAAGCAAAAAAGGAAGGAAGAAAACATATTACAGGTAAAGAAGTTTTCACTTTATATGATACATATGGTTTTCCAGTTGATTTAATTGAAGATATAGCAAAAGATAATGGATTTGGAGTTGATATTGCAGAATATTACAAATATCTTGAAGAGCAAAAAGAAAGAGCAAGAAAAAGTTGGAAATCACAAGCCAAAGAAGTTAAACCAATTTATATAGAGTTAAAAAATCTATTTGGAGAAAATCAGTTTGTAGGTTATGAGCATTTAGAGACAGATGATAGCAAAGTTTTAGCTATATTAAAAGAAGATAAAACTACAGATATTTTAAAAGAAGGAGAAGAAGGAGAGATTATTTTAGATAAAACACCTTTCTATGCAGAAAAAGGTGGACAAGTTGGAGATAAAGGAATTATAGAAGCAGAAGGTGGATTATTTGAAGTTTATGATACCCAAACACCAGTAGATGGTTTAATAGTTCATAAAGGAAAAGTTGTTTATGGAAATATAAAAACGAACGATGTAGTTTTAGCAAAAGTAGATAAAAAATTAAGACAAAATACAATGAGACATCATACTGCTACCCATCTTCTACATGCTGCCCTTAGAAATATTCTTGGAGATCATGTAAAACAAGCAGGTTCTTTAGTATCACCTGATATTTTAAGATTTGATTTTACTCATTTTGAAAGTTTAACAGATGAAGAAATAGAAAAGATAGAAAAGCTTGTAAATGAAGAAATAATGAAAAATCAGCCTGTAGTATGTAAAGAGATGCCTTATGATGAAGCTTTAAGAACAGGAGCTATTGCTATTTTTGATGAAAAATATGGAGATGTTGTAAGGGTTATATCAGCAGGTATTTCAGTAGAACTTTGTGGTGGTACACATGTATCAAGAACAGGTGATATTGGTTATTTTAAAATATTATCAGAATATGCAGTATCATCAGGAACAAGAAGAATAGAAGCAGTAGCAGGTGAAAAAGCAGTAGAAAAAGCATATAATGAGCATTCTTTAATAAAACAGATTTCTCAAGTTTTAACAGCAAATGAAAATGAAATTCTAAATAAAATTGAAAATCTACAGAAAAAATTAAAAGAAACAGAAAAAGAGCTTGAAGCTATAAAGAAAAAATCAATAGTAGATAAAATTACAGATATTTTAACAGTAAAAGAAAAAGAAGATTACAAAATAGCTTATGGAAAGTTAGAAAATCTAAATCCAAATGAACTTAGAGATTTAGCAGATGTTGCAAGAGCAAAGCTTGGGAAATCAGTAATAATGCTTGTTTCTGTTAATAAAGAAAAAAGAAAAATAAACTTTATAGTTGCAGTTTCAAAAGATTTAACAGCTAAAATCAAAGCAGGAGAGATAGTAAAGCAAATAGCACCACTAATAGGTGGAAAAGGTGGTGGAAGACCTGATATGGCACAAGGTGGTGGAACTGATATATCTAAACTAAATGAAGCATTTAAAAAATTTGAGGAAATTACATAA
- a CDS encoding S1 RNA-binding domain-containing protein encodes MENYEKEFQELLEQEELNYYSKGEIVEGEIVRITNDYAFVDIGQKTEAVVKKDELEGLNIGDKIKAVYTGKKTPEGYSILSRKPIRFKEALENVEKALNENLRINAKLIKNLEKGFIVDLNGIKAFLPYSESGLRKGENLPEEFEVYVLKLDKNRKVPNIVVSRKKVLQEEQQKKKEKLFSELEQGMSIPAKVVKIQDNGVVLSVGNIVFGFLPASLYSWDKNKSIKELKKGQEIEVFIKELDKENQKLILSRKDLEENPWEKFPYQVGDKVKAVVKKINDYGLIVKVDNLQGFIHKSETDHLYPNKFKEKFKEGSEVEAVIIELDRENQKLKLSIKQAHPHPLDKFLEEHPEGSEVEGKIKDVKNKVAFIDLGEIEGILHLEDATWNPKIKNIGQVLKGKKVEKFKVLGKEKDKIKLGLKQFKENPWDIFLSKYKVGDYVKGKVIKMIDRGAFVVINPETFGNDIEGFIPVNEISKERIEIPSDKLSLNQEIEAKIIKIKGHDIILSIKALEKDKEKKEIEKVIEKVKPKGEGLGTLGELLKEKLKEKNK; translated from the coding sequence ATGGAAAATTATGAAAAAGAGTTCCAAGAACTGTTAGAACAAGAAGAACTAAATTATTATTCAAAAGGAGAAATAGTAGAAGGAGAGATAGTAAGAATTACAAATGATTATGCATTTGTAGATATAGGACAAAAAACAGAAGCAGTTGTGAAAAAAGATGAATTAGAAGGATTAAATATAGGAGACAAAATAAAAGCAGTATATACAGGTAAAAAAACACCAGAAGGCTACTCAATCCTTTCAAGAAAACCTATAAGATTTAAAGAGGCTTTAGAAAATGTAGAAAAAGCATTAAATGAAAACCTAAGAATAAATGCAAAACTAATAAAAAATTTAGAAAAAGGATTTATAGTTGATTTAAATGGTATTAAAGCATTTTTACCTTATTCTGAATCAGGATTAAGAAAAGGAGAAAACCTACCAGAAGAGTTTGAAGTTTATGTATTAAAACTTGATAAAAATAGAAAAGTACCAAATATAGTTGTTTCAAGAAAAAAAGTATTACAAGAAGAACAGCAAAAGAAAAAAGAAAAATTATTCTCAGAACTTGAACAAGGAATGAGTATCCCAGCAAAAGTAGTTAAAATTCAAGACAATGGAGTAGTATTATCTGTAGGAAATATAGTTTTTGGATTTTTACCTGCATCTTTATACTCATGGGATAAAAATAAATCTATTAAAGAGCTAAAAAAAGGACAAGAAATAGAAGTATTTATTAAAGAACTTGATAAAGAAAATCAAAAATTAATTCTTTCAAGAAAAGATTTAGAAGAAAATCCATGGGAAAAATTCCCATATCAAGTAGGTGATAAAGTAAAAGCAGTAGTGAAAAAAATAAATGATTATGGACTTATAGTAAAAGTAGATAACTTACAAGGTTTTATACATAAATCTGAAACAGATCATTTATATCCAAATAAATTCAAAGAAAAATTTAAAGAAGGTTCTGAAGTAGAAGCAGTAATTATAGAACTTGATAGAGAAAATCAAAAATTAAAACTTTCTATAAAACAAGCTCATCCACATCCTCTTGATAAATTCTTAGAAGAACATCCAGAAGGCTCTGAAGTGGAAGGAAAAATAAAAGATGTTAAAAATAAAGTTGCATTTATAGACCTTGGAGAAATAGAAGGGATTTTACATTTAGAAGATGCTACCTGGAACCCAAAAATAAAAAATATTGGACAAGTTTTAAAAGGAAAAAAAGTAGAGAAGTTTAAAGTTTTAGGAAAAGAAAAAGACAAGATAAAACTTGGATTAAAACAGTTTAAAGAAAATCCATGGGATATTTTCTTATCAAAATATAAAGTTGGTGATTATGTAAAAGGTAAAGTAATAAAAATGATAGATAGGGGAGCTTTTGTAGTTATCAATCCAGAAACTTTTGGTAATGATATAGAAGGATTTATTCCTGTCAATGAAATATCTAAGGAAAGAATAGAAATACCAAGTGATAAATTATCGTTAAATCAAGAGATAGAAGCAAAAATTATTAAAATTAAAGGACATGACATAATTTTAAGTATAAAAGCTTTAGAAAAAGATAAAGAAAAGAAAGAAATAGAAAAAGTTATTGAAAAAGTAAAACCAAAAGGTGAAGGACTTGGAACCTTAGGAGAACTTTTAAAGGAGAAATTAAAGGAAAAAAATAAATGA
- a CDS encoding sodium:calcium antiporter: protein MILDIVLFVLGLIFILIAGELFTNGIEAIGDKLNLSKNFTGSVLAAVGTALPETILPIIAVLFFAETGHEIGVGAILGAPFMLSTLAFPLVGLTIITASLMKKRNFSINIEENGIRRDLAFFLFAYTVALFIVPFENYPVKIITAVFLLSLYIFYVYLTLKSDSEGMEEVEHLYFAPKSENPSLFIMIFQTVFALVLMIGGAHIFVEGIKEISLKFGFSPLLFSLLVAPIATELPEKINSVLWTWRGKDTLAIGNISGAMVFQSTIPVSFGILFTQWNIEGLALISGIFAVVAASFVMVLSFASKKLIPIGLSIGIIFYLVYLYMVLTQNGIMN, encoded by the coding sequence ATGATACTTGATATAGTTTTATTTGTTTTAGGTTTAATTTTTATTTTAATAGCAGGTGAGCTTTTTACAAATGGTATAGAAGCAATAGGAGATAAATTAAATCTTTCTAAGAATTTTACAGGTAGTGTACTTGCAGCAGTTGGAACTGCACTACCTGAAACAATACTACCAATAATTGCAGTTTTGTTTTTTGCAGAAACAGGGCATGAAATAGGGGTTGGAGCTATCTTAGGGGCTCCTTTTATGCTTTCAACTCTTGCTTTTCCTCTTGTAGGACTGACGATAATAACTGCTTCTTTAATGAAAAAAAGAAATTTTTCTATTAATATTGAAGAAAATGGAATAAGAAGAGATTTAGCCTTTTTCCTTTTTGCTTATACTGTAGCATTATTTATAGTACCTTTTGAGAACTATCCTGTAAAAATTATTACTGCAGTATTTTTATTATCTTTATATATTTTTTATGTTTATCTAACTTTAAAGTCAGATAGTGAAGGGATGGAAGAAGTAGAGCATCTTTATTTTGCTCCTAAATCAGAAAATCCATCTCTTTTTATTATGATTTTCCAAACTGTTTTTGCTTTAGTATTAATGATTGGCGGTGCACATATTTTTGTTGAAGGAATAAAAGAGATTAGTTTAAAGTTTGGATTTTCACCTTTATTATTTTCTTTACTTGTTGCTCCAATAGCCACAGAACTACCTGAAAAAATAAATAGTGTTTTATGGACATGGAGAGGAAAGGATACCCTTGCAATTGGAAATATAAGTGGAGCAATGGTTTTCCAAAGTACTATACCAGTTAGTTTTGGTATACTGTTTACTCAGTGGAATATAGAAGGTCTTGCACTTATATCTGGAATATTTGCTGTAGTTGCAGCCTCATTTGTAATGGTTTTATCATTTGCAAGTAAGAAATTAATTCCAATAGGATTATCTATTGGCATAATTTTTTATTTAGTTTATCTTTATATGGTATTAACTCAAAATGGAATAATGAATTAA
- a CDS encoding acetyl-CoA carboxylase carboxyltransferase subunit alpha, producing the protein MEKNEELRQLQDKIEILRKKVKEGEKQYLNELIELRKKFKRLAKERIAKMTAWEKVQLARHPKRPHAIDYINNIFTDFVELHGDRRFADDKAIIAGFAFFDKTPVCVIGQEKGRDTKEKIERNFGMPHPEGYRKAIRVMKLAEKFKRPVITLVDTAGAYPGIGAEERGQSQAIAESIATMADLKTPTISIIIGEGGSGGALALAVADKVLMLENSVYSVISPEGCAAILYKTREEAPTAAENLKMTADELLKLGVIDEIVKEPLGGAHLQPIKMYRLLKRAIRKNLKELSSISEDKLIERRYSKFYSIGQLS; encoded by the coding sequence ATGGAAAAAAATGAAGAATTAAGACAGCTTCAAGATAAGATAGAAATTTTAAGAAAAAAAGTTAAAGAAGGTGAAAAGCAGTATTTAAATGAGCTTATAGAACTAAGAAAAAAGTTTAAAAGGCTTGCAAAAGAAAGAATTGCTAAAATGACCGCATGGGAAAAAGTACAACTTGCAAGACATCCAAAAAGGCCCCATGCAATAGATTATATAAATAACATATTTACAGATTTTGTAGAACTTCATGGAGACAGAAGGTTTGCAGATGATAAAGCTATAATTGCAGGTTTTGCGTTTTTTGATAAAACCCCTGTATGTGTAATAGGACAAGAAAAAGGAAGAGATACTAAAGAAAAGATAGAAAGAAATTTTGGAATGCCACATCCAGAAGGATATAGAAAAGCCATTAGAGTAATGAAACTTGCAGAAAAGTTTAAAAGGCCGGTAATAACCCTTGTTGATACTGCAGGTGCATATCCTGGGATAGGAGCAGAAGAAAGGGGACAATCTCAAGCAATAGCAGAAAGCATAGCAACTATGGCAGATTTAAAAACTCCTACAATATCTATTATTATAGGAGAAGGTGGATCAGGAGGAGCTTTAGCTCTTGCGGTAGCAGATAAAGTATTGATGCTTGAAAATTCAGTATATTCTGTAATATCTCCAGAAGGATGTGCTGCTATCTTATATAAAACAAGAGAAGAAGCACCAACTGCTGCAGAAAACCTTAAAATGACAGCAGATGAACTTTTAAAACTTGGTGTAATAGATGAGATAGTTAAAGAACCATTAGGAGGTGCACATCTTCAACCAATTAAAATGTATAGACTTTTAAAAAGAGCTATAAGAAAAAATTTAAAGGAGCTTTCTTCTATATCTGAAGATAAACTTATAGAAAGAAGATACTCTAAATTTTATTCAATAGGACAGCTTTCGTGA
- the waaF gene encoding lipopolysaccharide heptosyltransferase II, producing the protein MKKIILWQTAFLGDLILTTPLIASIKNIFPNSKLHIITKPFGKQVLKNNPYVNKLIIFDKSKDSTLKLIKDLRKEKYDLAISPHRSHRAAYSLFLAGIPERVGFDKGGFSFLYTKKAKHAFDGIHEIDRNFRLLKALDKNISEENFQRFPQLFLTKEEDQFYKSIGLQDKDYLLIAPGSKWKTKRWTAKGFADLIKKLYKKENIVLIGGKEDKQFTDEILKIAQLNPINLVGKTDLRQTFSLIKHSKGLISNDSAPVHMAVAFNIPVVDIYGPTVKDFGFYPYRNGIIVEIKDLKCRPCGLHGHNNCPINTHECMEKITADMVLDALKSLIPDLNYTNYI; encoded by the coding sequence ATGAAAAAAATCATTTTATGGCAGACTGCATTCTTAGGAGATTTAATTCTTACTACTCCTTTAATAGCTTCTATAAAAAATATATTTCCAAATAGTAAACTTCACATAATTACAAAACCTTTTGGGAAACAGGTTCTAAAAAATAATCCTTATGTAAATAAACTTATTATTTTTGATAAAAGTAAAGACTCAACATTAAAACTTATTAAAGATTTAAGAAAAGAAAAATATGATTTAGCAATATCTCCCCATCGCTCACATAGAGCAGCGTACTCTTTATTTTTAGCAGGAATTCCTGAAAGGGTTGGTTTTGATAAAGGAGGATTTTCATTTTTATATACAAAAAAAGCAAAACATGCTTTTGATGGTATCCATGAAATAGATAGGAATTTCAGACTTTTGAAAGCTTTAGATAAAAATATATCTGAAGAAAATTTTCAAAGATTCCCACAGCTTTTTTTAACAAAAGAAGAAGATCAGTTTTACAAAAGCATAGGCTTACAAGATAAAGATTATCTTTTAATTGCTCCTGGCTCAAAATGGAAAACAAAAAGATGGACAGCAAAAGGTTTTGCAGATTTAATAAAAAAGCTTTATAAAAAAGAAAATATTGTTTTAATAGGTGGAAAAGAAGATAAACAGTTTACAGATGAAATTTTGAAAATAGCACAGTTAAATCCTATAAACTTAGTAGGGAAAACCGATTTAAGACAAACCTTTTCTCTTATAAAACATTCAAAAGGTTTAATCTCAAATGACTCAGCACCTGTTCATATGGCTGTAGCTTTTAATATTCCAGTAGTTGATATTTATGGACCTACAGTTAAAGATTTTGGTTTTTATCCATATAGAAATGGTATTATAGTAGAGATAAAAGATTTAAAATGTAGACCTTGTGGACTGCATGGACATAATAACTGTCCTATTAATACCCACGAATGTATGGAAAAAATAACAGCAGATATGGTTTTAGATGCATTAAAAAGTTTAATTCCTGATTTAAATTATACAAACTATATATAA